Proteins from one Fragaria vesca subsp. vesca linkage group LG6, FraVesHawaii_1.0, whole genome shotgun sequence genomic window:
- the LOC101314876 gene encoding protein LURP-one-related 5-like: MSKIHPAAENRYQYQNRGVLHHDLQVEDVHDVNPSVLTVWKRSSMSFQGTDGFTVFDHRGVLTFRVDNYSRKNCGVRKGLVLMDGAGSALLTLKPQVLSMQDQWNAYRGDYGCAKSSKSSRVFTMKNTGSGLFSRSNKTEATAEVFMGSETTSPSPDFRIEGCFQRRNCKIRSSSGQLVANVARKRVSNTVMLGEDVFSLVVQPGFDLDLIMAFVVVLDRICGKPLTPILCS, from the exons ATGTCAAAGATACATCCAGCTGCAGAAAATAGATACCAATATCAAAATCGTGGAGTCCTTCACCATGATCTTCAGGTGGAAGATGTTCATGATGTAAACCCATCTGTGCTCACTGTGTGGAAGAGATCTAGCATGAGCTTCCAGGGAACTGATGGATTTACTGTCTTCGATCACCGAGGAGTTTTGACTTTCCGAGTCGACAACTATTCCAGGAAGAACTGCGGCGTCCGGAAAGGACTCGTCCTCATGGACGGAGCTGGAAGTGCCTTGCTCACTCTCAAACCCCAG GTTTTGAGTATGCAAGACCAATGGAATGCATATCGAGGAGACTATGGATGTGCAAAGAGTTCTAAGTCCAGTAGAGTATTCACCATGAAAAACACTGGGTCTGGTCTTTTTAGCCGCAGCAATAAAACTGAAGCAACAGCCGAGGTGTTCATGGGATCCGAAACTACGAGCCCTTCACCGGATTTCAGAATCGAGGGTTGTTTTCAGAGGCGAAACTGCAAGATCAGGAGCAGCAGTGGACAACTGGTGGCCAATGTAGCTAGGAAAAGAGTGAGCAACACAGTCATGCTTGGGGAGGATGTGTTCAGCTTGGTGGTACAACCAGGGTTCGATCTGGATCTTATCATGGCGTTTGTAGTAGTCTTGGATCGCATTTGTGGGAAGCCATTAACGCCAATTTTATGTTCTTAA
- the LOC101293014 gene encoding uncharacterized protein LOC101293014 isoform 2 produces MNDYEFIIRNTIKSLVALVLFMAVLTISSTTTTSAEFGGVSSNGRGKSSRRSTKTEAGALPALLGLQVLRRHDMLHHALLFRHRLPASREALRGLRLCSKDLQLCQLYK; encoded by the exons ATGAATGACTACGAGTTCATAATCCGTAACACCATCAAGTCACTTGTAGCCTTGGTCCTCTTCATGGCGGTATTAACCATAAGTAGTACTACTACCACTTCTGCAG AATTCGGCGGAGTTTCGAGTAATGGACGTGGTAAGAGCTCACGACGAAGTACGAAGACGGAGGCTGGAGCCCTACCAGCTCTGCTTGGTTTGCAAGTGCTGCGCCGGCACGACATGCTCCACCATGCCTTGCTGTTTCGGCATAGACTGCCAGCTTCCCGGGAAGCCCTTCGGGGTTTGCGCCTTTGTTCCAAAGATCTGCAACTGTGTCAACTGTACAAGTAG
- the LOC101293014 gene encoding uncharacterized protein LOC101293014 isoform 1: protein MNDYEFIIRNTIKSLVALVLFMAVLTISSTTTTSAVSHDDVLEFIPMKNSAEFRVMDVVRAHDEVRRRRLEPYQLCLVCKCCAGTTCSTMPCCFGIDCQLPGKPFGVCAFVPKICNCVNCTSSTNNASRTP, encoded by the exons ATGAATGACTACGAGTTCATAATCCGTAACACCATCAAGTCACTTGTAGCCTTGGTCCTCTTCATGGCGGTATTAACCATAAGTAGTACTACTACCACTTCTGCAG TATCTCATGATGATGTTCTTGAGTTTATTCCAATGAAGAATTCGGCGGAGTTTCGAGTAATGGACGTGGTAAGAGCTCACGACGAAGTACGAAGACGGAGGCTGGAGCCCTACCAGCTCTGCTTGGTTTGCAAGTGCTGCGCCGGCACGACATGCTCCACCATGCCTTGCTGTTTCGGCATAGACTGCCAGCTTCCCGGGAAGCCCTTCGGGGTTTGCGCCTTTGTTCCAAAGATCTGCAACTGTGTCAACTGTACAAGTAGTACTAATAATGCTAGTAGAACTCCTTGA
- the LOC101293502 gene encoding serine/threonine-protein kinase At5g01020-like, with protein MGNCGTREESAVVTNAQVQQLSSLPSSVKGDKTKNHSRSISDLSDPSTPRNFEDARKNAVLYTHVISFTLYELETITKSFRSDYILGEGGFGTVYKGYIDENVRVGLKSLPVAVKVLNKEGLQGHREWLTEVNFLGQLRHPNLVKLIGYCCEEDHRLLVYEFMFRGSLENHLFRKATVPLSWSRRMLIALGAAKGLAFLHNAERPVIYRDFKTSNILLDSDYTAKLSDFGLAKAGPQGDETHVSTRVMGTYGYAAPEYVMTGHLTARSDVYSFGVVLLELLTGRRSVDKTRPSKEQNLVDWARPKLNDKRKLLQIIDPRLDQYSTRAAQKACSLAYYCLSQNPKARPLMSDVVETLEPLQSCNDPSESSLGGPFAMSRLPDYRMRQRFSNNVGPGAICRSPNPNISPGGPAACRVR; from the exons ATGGGTAACTGCGGCACCCGCGAGGAATCTGCTGTCGTCACCAATGCTCAAG TTCAGCAGCTGAGCTCCTTGCCGTCGTCGGTGAAGGGCGACAAGACCAAGAATCACAGCCGCTCGATTTCAGATCTGAGCGATCCTTCCACTCCACGCAACTTCGAGGACGCGCGGAAGAATGCCGTGCTCTACACGCACGTCATCTCCTTCACCCTCTACGAGCTCGAGACCATCACCAAGAGCTTCCGGTCTGACTACATCTTGGGCGAGGGAGGCTTCGGGACTGTGTACAAGGGCTACATTGATGAGAATGTGAGGGTGGGGCTGAAATCGCTCCCGGTGGCCGTCAAGGTCCTCAATAAAGAGGGCCTTCAGGGCCACCGGGAGTGGCTGACCGAGGTCAACTTCCTCGGCCAGCTCCGCCACCCCAATCTGGTCAAGCTGATCGGGTACTGCTGTGAGGAAGACCACAGATTGCTTGTGTATGAGTTCATGTTCCGCGGGAGCCTTGAAAATCACTTGTTCCGGA AGGCGACTGTTCCATTGTCGTGGTCGAGGAGGATGCTGATTGCTCTTGGAGCTGCCAAGGGGCTTGCTTTTCTTCACAATGCTGAGAGGCCGGTGATTTATAGAGACTTCAAGACTTCTAATATCTTATTGGACTCT GATTATACTGCAAAGCTATCTGATTTTGGGCTGGCTAAAGCTGGACCCCAAGGGGATGAGACCCATGTGTCAACTAGAGTGATGGGCACCTATGGCTATGCAGCCCCTGAGTATGTAATGACTG GCCACCTGACGGCTAGGAGTGATGTATACAGCTTTGGAGTCGTTCTTCTTGAGCTTTTGACAGGAAGGAGATCGGTTGACAAGACCAGACCAAGCAAGGAGCAGAACTTGGTAGATTGGGCACGACCAAAACTGAATGACAAGAGAAAGTTGCTACAAATAATCGACCCTAGGTTAGATCAGTACTCAACCAGGGCAGCACAGAAAGCCTGCAGCTTGGCATACTACTGCCTCAGCCAAAACCCCAAAGCAAGGCCCTTAATGAGTGATGTAGTAGAGACTTTGGAACCGCTACAAAGTTGTAACGATCCAAGTGAATCATCCTTGGGTGGACCGTTTGCCATGAGTAGACTTCCTGATTATCGAATGCGTCAAAGGTTTTCTAACAACGTAGGACCAGGTGCTATTTGTCGATCTCCAAACCCAAATATTTCTCCTGGAGGTCCTGCAGCATGCAGAGTTAGATGA
- the LOC101292717 gene encoding ethanolamine-phosphate cytidylyltransferase-like: MGLDAGQSENARSWARFVATCLVGGVVVAVGIGVGVSMLGSDRGGPHLLPLPIRWRRKKNRPVRVYMDGCFDMMHYGHCNALRQARALGDQLVVGVVSDAEIIVNKGPPVTPLNERMIMVKAVKWVDEVIPDAPYAITEEFMKKLFDEYDIDYIIHGDDPCVLPDGTDAYALAKKAGRYKQIKRTEGVSSTDIVGRMLLCVRERSVNENRNHSSLQRQFSHGHGQKLEDGGSGSGTRVSHFLPTSRRIVQFSNGKGPQSDARIIYIDGAFDLFHAGHVEILRVARELGDFLLVGIHTDQTVSANRGAHRPIMNLHERSLSVLGCRYVDEVIIGAPWEITKDVITTFNISLVVHGTVAENNNFEKETGNPYEVPISMGIFKVLASPLDITTSTIIRRIVSNHEAYQKRNDKKAASEQKYYEGKSYVTGD; this comes from the exons ATGGGTCTCGATGCGGGTCAGTCCGAGAATGCGCGCAGCTGGGCGAGGTTCGTCGCCACGTGTCTCGTCGGCGGCGTCGTCGTGGCGGTCGGGATCGGCGTCGGAGTCTCCATGCTCGGCTCCGACCGCGGCGGGCCCCACCTCCTCCCTCTGCCGATTCGGTGGCGCAGGAAGAAGAACCGCCCCGTCCGGGTCTACATGGACGGCTGCTTCGACATGATGCACTACGGCCACTGCAACGCGCTCCGTCAGGCGCGTGCCCTCGGCGACCAATTGGTCGTCGGCGTCGTCAGCGACGCCGAAATCATCGTCAATAAAGGTCCTCCGGTCACTCCTCTCAACGAAAG GATGATAATGGTTAAAGCTGTGAAATGGGTTGATGAGGTTATTCCGGATGCACCGTATGCTATAACCGAAGAGTTTATGAAGAAGTTGTTTGATGAGTATGATATAGACTATATAATCCACGGGGATGATCCTTGTGTTCTTCCTGATGGAACCGACGCGTATGCCCTTGCGAAGAAAGCCGGGCGCTACAAGCAGATCAAACGTACAGAAGGGGTTTCGAGCACTGACATTGTTG GGCGTATGCTTCTATGTGTGAGAGAGAGATCGGTTAATGAGAACCGGAACCATTCTTCATTGCAAAGACAGTTCAGCCATGGACACGGTCAGAAGCTTGAAGATGGTGGATCCGGCAGTGGAACTCGTGTGTCTCATTTCCTGCCAACATCTCGTAGAATTGTTCAGTTCTCTAATGGAAAA GGACCTCAGTCGGATGCGCGCATAATATATATAGATGGTGCATTTGATCTCTTTCATGCTGGACATGTCGAG ATCTTGAGGGTTGCTCGAGAGCTTGGGGATTTTCTTCTTGTTGGAATACACACTGATCAAACTGTCAG TGCTAATAGAGGTGCACATCGCCCAATCATGAACCTTCATGAAAGAAGCCTAAGTGTTTTGGGTTGCCGCTATGTGGATGAGGTCATAATTGGTGCTCCGTGGGAAATTACAAAAGACGTG ATTACTACTTTCAATATCTCTTTGGTTGTCCATGGGACAGTAGCTGAGAACAACAATTTTGAGAAG GAGACGGGCAATCCATATGAAGTTCCAATCAGTATGGGTATCTTTAAAGTTTTGGCAAGCCCTCTTGATATTACAACTTCCACGATAATTAGGAGGATTGTATCTAATCATGAAGCATACCAG AAACGAAATGATAAGAAGGCAGCTAGTGAGCAAAAGTATTATGAGGGCAAGTCTTATGTTACTGGTGATTGA